The Chitinophagales bacterium genome has a segment encoding these proteins:
- a CDS encoding integration host factor subunit beta, with amino-acid sequence MRKADIVTIISEKTGVPKVDVLVTVESFIKEVKGSLIEGEPIFIRGFGTFSRKTRKAKIGRNIKKNIAIEIPEHDIPVFKPSKQFVEEVKESKVKK; translated from the coding sequence ATGAGAAAAGCAGATATCGTTACCATTATTTCAGAAAAGACAGGTGTTCCAAAAGTAGATGTATTAGTTACAGTTGAAAGCTTTATAAAAGAAGTTAAAGGTTCTTTAATAGAAGGAGAGCCAATTTTTATAAGAGGTTTTGGCACATTTTCAAGAAAAACAAGAAAAGCTAAAATCGGAAGAAACATAAAGAAAAACATTGCCATAGAAATTCCAGAGCATGACATTCCTGTTTTTAAACCTTCTAAACAATTTGTTGAAGAAGTAAAAGAAAGCAAAGTAAAAAAATAA
- a CDS encoding tetratricopeptide repeat protein, producing MQKKQYILLLITLCIVAGIYFFGKTTHQNKATATNTTIASTTTFDAYEEEVLQQLNSTNKDSLMLWKTALNNANSTKDKAQLLQKISFFWQQQQNVGLEAYYFQQYTDVLKDTSLLKENASLWIFALKNNKDSIISNNISTFANQSLEKVLEKNPDDVDAKIMQAEYFVLQGENPMQGIGILKSIIDKDPHNEKALMALGRFSLQSGQFDKARERFKQVLEHNNQNTEALYFLAITEAEAGNKETAINLFELCKQLVQNEDFSKEIDAIIENLKR from the coding sequence TTGCAAAAAAAGCAATACATCTTATTATTGATTACGCTTTGTATTGTTGCTGGAATTTATTTTTTTGGAAAAACCACACATCAAAACAAAGCAACAGCTACCAATACAACAATAGCAAGCACTACTACATTTGATGCTTACGAAGAAGAAGTACTACAACAACTAAATAGTACAAATAAAGACAGCTTAATGCTTTGGAAAACAGCATTAAACAATGCCAACAGTACAAAAGATAAAGCACAATTGCTACAAAAAATATCGTTTTTTTGGCAACAACAGCAAAATGTTGGACTAGAAGCATATTACTTTCAACAATATACAGATGTACTTAAAGATACTAGCTTATTAAAAGAGAATGCTTCGTTGTGGATTTTTGCACTTAAAAATAACAAAGACAGCATTATTTCAAATAATATTAGTACCTTTGCAAACCAATCTTTGGAAAAAGTTCTTGAAAAAAATCCTGATGATGTAGATGCTAAGATAATGCAAGCAGAGTATTTTGTTTTGCAAGGCGAAAATCCAATGCAAGGAATAGGTATTTTAAAATCTATAATAGATAAAGATCCACATAATGAAAAAGCATTAATGGCTCTAGGTAGATTTTCACTTCAATCTGGTCAGTTTGATAAAGCAAGAGAAAGATTTAAACAAGTACTAGAACACAATAACCAAAATACAGAAGCACTTTATTTTTTAGCCATTACAGAAGCAGAAGCTGGCAACAAGGAAACCGCAATTAACTTGTTTGAATTGTGTAAACAACTTGTTCAGAATGAAGATTTTTCTAAAGAAATAGATGCAATTATTGAAAATTTAAAGCGATAA
- a CDS encoding Rne/Rng family ribonuclease, with product MTRELVIHANSNGVEIALLEEKKLVEYHIESKEDEGYDAGDIYIGRIKKLNPALNAAFVDIGYGKDAFIHYSDLSPNVRTLIKIATSSINGNKISSLETVVLEPPIDKNGNISDVLKKGDIGIFQIAKEAISTKGPRLTCEISIPGRFVVLSPFASGVGISKKITDEAERERLLNISKQLKPNNVGLVIRTNAEKVSEKDLKADIDHIYKKWTTVIQKTYKAKLNKLLLKEMAKSQSIIRDLVNDSFEQIITDDKELYGELKSFLHNRTIDKAKLLKLYNDHTPIFEAYEVSKQIKTAFGKIVTLKSGAYIIIEHTEAMHVIDVNSGPKVKKDVDQDTNAYNINLLAANEIARQLRLRNIGGIIVVDFIDMKSKQYKDKIFEAMQKAMKPDKAKHILLPISKFGLMEITRQRVKEEVSVDIADTKILKSIEEPLQIVENIENELLFLRSSKTKNFLLYVHPFIYAYLRKGTLSFRMKWYTKTNKWIKLIQDSSLKLSEYKLIEQD from the coding sequence ATGACTAGAGAATTAGTAATACATGCTAATTCCAATGGCGTTGAAATTGCACTTCTTGAAGAAAAAAAACTAGTTGAGTATCATATTGAGTCGAAAGAAGACGAAGGTTATGATGCTGGTGATATTTATATCGGTAGAATTAAAAAGCTAAATCCAGCACTCAACGCTGCATTTGTAGATATTGGCTACGGAAAAGACGCCTTTATACATTATTCTGATTTAAGTCCAAATGTACGCACACTTATAAAAATTGCTACAAGTAGTATTAATGGCAATAAAATTTCGTCATTGGAAACTGTGGTCTTAGAACCACCTATAGATAAGAATGGAAACATCTCAGATGTTTTAAAAAAAGGCGATATTGGTATTTTTCAAATTGCTAAAGAAGCTATTTCTACTAAAGGACCTCGACTTACTTGCGAAATTTCTATTCCAGGAAGATTCGTAGTGCTTTCGCCTTTTGCTAGTGGCGTTGGCATTAGCAAAAAAATTACCGACGAAGCAGAAAGAGAGCGTTTGTTAAACATTTCTAAGCAACTAAAACCTAATAATGTTGGTTTGGTAATTAGAACCAATGCCGAAAAAGTATCTGAAAAAGACTTAAAAGCAGACATCGACCATATTTATAAAAAGTGGACGACAGTAATTCAAAAAACTTACAAAGCCAAACTCAACAAACTGCTGTTAAAAGAAATGGCAAAATCGCAATCGATAATAAGAGATTTAGTAAACGATTCTTTTGAACAAATAATAACAGACGATAAAGAGTTGTATGGCGAACTAAAATCTTTTCTACACAACAGAACCATAGATAAAGCGAAGTTGTTGAAACTGTACAACGACCATACGCCAATTTTTGAAGCGTATGAGGTAAGTAAACAAATAAAAACAGCTTTCGGAAAAATTGTAACGCTAAAATCTGGTGCCTACATTATTATAGAACACACCGAAGCCATGCATGTTATTGATGTGAATAGTGGACCAAAAGTTAAAAAAGATGTAGACCAAGACACCAATGCGTATAATATTAATTTGTTAGCAGCTAATGAAATTGCAAGACAACTTCGTTTAAGAAATATTGGTGGCATTATTGTAGTAGATTTTATTGATATGAAATCTAAACAATATAAAGATAAAATATTTGAAGCAATGCAAAAAGCTATGAAACCAGACAAAGCAAAGCACATTTTGTTGCCAATTAGCAAATTTGGTTTAATGGAAATTACTAGACAGAGAGTAAAAGAAGAAGTTTCTGTAGACATTGCCGATACTAAAATTTTAAAAAGCATAGAAGAACCACTACAAATAGTAGAAAATATAGAAAATGAATTACTATTTTTAAGAAGCAGTAAAACAAAGAATTTTTTACTTTATGTACATCCATTTATATATGCTTATTTAAGAAAAGGCACACTTTCGTTTAGAATGAAATGGTATACCAAAACCAATAAGTGGATTAAACTAATTCAAGACTCTAGCTTAAAATTATCTGAATACAAATTGATAGAACAAGATTAA